The region agaaaggggcgaacggcaagggaattaactattaagttaattgtagcgattgcaaggacagcgggaacagcgaggatagtaagggcagtaaggtagaaaggacagcggaagcagcgaggacaacgaggacagcgaggattgtaaggacagcggaagcagcgaggacaacgaggacagcgaggattgtaaggacagcagcacgaggacaacgaggacagcgaggattgtaaggacagcggaagcagcgaggataatgaggacagcgaggatagtaagaacagcgaggatagtaaggacagtaagagtagcgaggatagcgaaagtaggagagtagcagtagcaatagcagtagccggaggtgtatataagctgtaagaggtaagaggtagaagtaaggatattataagcagcaaggatagcaggggcagaagcggcaacaggtgcaggggtagtaggagtagtaataagaatattaagagcagtgcaagttacaaggacaagggacaaagtaaggacagtagagatagtaagtatcaggagcagcgagaacagaagccgtaggattgatagcgaagatattaagagcagcaaggaaagcgaaagtagcgagggtagtaagagcagcgacaagaggagcggtagcggccgccgaaaccgcagttaccgcagtggaggaggcgtaggaggtaaggggcagaagagagcagtagagacagcgggaacagcggggaaagcgagagcagcaagaaggacgggatagtagagatagaggaagtggcgagagcagaagcagtaatagggaggattgcggaatgcggaggagtaagagcggtaggagtaagagtagcaagagcaggacgtagaagtaagagccgtaggagcaggagcagtaagaatagcaggagtagcaagggtaggagctttaaaggcggcagcaacgagggtgttacaagcagcgaaaataataggagcagggagagtggtcgcagtaaggatagcgatagaagcgaggttggcgacagcagggacagtagtagtagcaagaatagcgagagtagcgagagcaatagcagagctagagcattaagagtagcagcaataagagcagt is a window of Pyrenophora tritici-repentis strain M4 chromosome 2, whole genome shotgun sequence DNA encoding:
- a CDS encoding Competence multi-domain protein; this encodes MLVITPTATTTPVFTAASTNIATAAPTLPILAIHSVLAALAIPAAPAVLAAPALANYAPTISALTALTPAAFTLNAPTPTVTALIAATLNALALLLLSLLSLFLLLLLSLLSPTSLLSLSLLRPLSLLLLFSLLVTPSLLPPLKLLPLLLLLFLLLLLLRLLLLRPALATLTPTALTPPHSAILPITASALATSSISTIPSFLLLSLSPLFPLSLLLSSAPYLLRLLHCGNCGFGGRYRSSCRCSYYPRYFRFPCCS